From Quercus robur chromosome 8, dhQueRobu3.1, whole genome shotgun sequence:
TCAGAAACACTGAGAACACGGCATCCTGTTTGAACTTCAATGCCATCTCTTCTAAACTTCGTCTCAGCAAATGAACTAATTCTTTCATCAAATCTACAgagaaaatatgaaattttataaactttcaAGCTGTGGTCTTGAATGATTAACTGGCATAAAAGACTCTTCCATGATTTTAAATATGAACCCAAACTCAAATGTATATATGGTATAGGGCAAGTATAGAATATGACAAAAGACTTTTGGAATTGAACTCACATGAATATTTGAACAGaaataaattcaacaataagtctAAGTTGCTTTGATGCAAGATTGGGATGACTAACAGAAGAAATCTCCCTATGGTATACAGAATTGGACCCAATATTTCATTTATGACAAATACAGGCATGAGAAATATGTTGATAGCATAAGGATTAATAAGATATGACAGCTACATTTTTTCTTACGTGTTCAAGATATGATCTCCTGATTGGATCACTGTTATTCTCACTAGATCTTTGACCGCAGGATATAATTTGACTAAATCTTCTTCCAAGAAGTCATGCAATTCAGCTGCAAATTCCACACCAGTGGGGCCCCCTCCAACAATTATAAAATGAAGATTTGTTCTTTGCTCTTCTTCACTAAGACCAGGAAGGATAGCCGTTTCAAAGCAATCTATAACACTCCTTCGGATCTTCTGAGCATCCTCTACTTCCTGCACGAGATGTCACTGTTTCTTATTTAATTGATGACAGAAGATTTAGTTTTGTTGAGACTAAGTTGATTACAGTAATAAACTTTGACCGTTCAGAAAAATGCAATCATCTAAGAATCTCAGGGTCATTAAGAAGCAACCAGAGACTAATGTTGTATCATGTATAGCTCCATTCTATTTGAAAGACTTTACCTTCAGAAAGTGGCAATTTTCCTTGACACCAGGCGTGTTAAAAGTATTTACTTGTGCTCCTACTCCAATGACCAAGTAGTCATATTCCAGAAAGAATTCTCTATTACCCACCAAGTTGTTCTCAATATTAGACCTACAGAGAATTTTGTTGTTTGCAGCATCAATCTTGACACATTCTGCCTCCCAAATTTTAACTTCTCCTTTTCTCTGTCATAAAGGATGATAAAGATATTTTTACTTGCCACAGCCACATCAAAAGAATTTCCAAGAGCAatcaatttgatttatttaattttgcttCTAATGGAAGTGTGATAAATGCAATCTCAAGATAAGCAGAGTTAAATATCCAGCTTTTCATCACATAACTCACACGTATGTATGTGCACATAATgtgtacatacatacatacatacatacatattatATGATGCAATTGAATACATCCACCTCCAATAACTACCTACAGTTGATTTGTTAAAATACTCATTTGATAAAAGCTTATGTGGCATCAAAAAGAGTTACACCAAGAGTAacatgattcttttttttttttttttttttgagaaaaaaagagtaacATGATTCtaatccctatatatatatatatatatattcttccaTCACTTGTTTTGTCTTACCTTCTTCACAATATTTCGAATTGGCTCCACAATGCTTCGAGCTTCAACTGTTCCACATGTAACACTAGGTAACAAAGGGGTAAAAGCGAAATAATTCCTGGGTGAGACAACCTGAATATCATATAATGAAGCATCCAGGTCCTTAAGTAAACTAGTGCCAGCCCATCCCGTTCCAAGCACCACCACTCTCTTTTTCTTGGGCTCCTTTTCATTAGGGTCAACATGAGGAGCTCTAGTGTCAGGTTGTGATTCTGAGTAAGCCACAAGGCCTCCACTACTGCAATATAGTAGtgaaaccacaaaaaaaaaaaggggccaTGATTATATggagatttgaaaattttagagttAGTAACTAAATAACAATATATCTAGATGATTCACAGTCTATTGACAAGGCAATAATATTCAAAAGCTAATTTAATTCTATACACAAATTGTACAACGGGAAATTAACAAACATTATGTTAATTTATATAGTTCATTAAGGTAGCGACCTTACATAAAATACACATCATTATCATAACTATTTAACTCACAAATTGGAAACCCCAGTCTTGCAtttgttgacattttttttttttttttaaatggctaAAAAGGAGTTGTGAAAGGTATGTGAACATGATTTTATAACTAAAGCATTATAATCAAGTGGTTTTATATCTATAAATTGATAAGCCCATGACACATATAAgaacataatatttatttagatTTATAATGACATTTATAATCCAAAAGACAAATCATCAACACTTGGTTTTAaaagagaactaaaaaaatatagaacttaaaatagagataaatgtaaataataataaaaaggttaaattacaaattattacCTCTAACTTTGATAAGTTCCAAttcaattctttaatttttttttttttttcatttcaatccttaaCTTCCATTTGTATCAAATGTAATCCTTCCATCCAATCCATGCTATTATGTCCACCATAACAATGTAGTTTTGGaaagttaaaatattaaaactaatAGTGAGATCAAATGGAACTaataaaatgactaaattgaaaacaaattaaagtgaaatgactgaaagaaagaaaaaaaaatgaaacttaaagaattgaattgaaaacaagtcaaaattttttttttttaaagtaaaataggTCAAAAAGGTGCAATATGTAATttaacctataaaaaaataaataaaagactacCTTTTAGTTATACAAAAACTATACATAATATTGGATATTAAAAACATTCAAGGTGGCCAAAAACAGCAATAATCCACATAAAAAGATGCATATGGTCAATGGGGATgggtaaaattattattatagggACAAAACTTAGGTGCAATACCTTAGGTATTGTTTCTTAAGTTTCATTCTTAAAATTTATCCATGTGGCTTTTTTCTCAcaaatgaaagtgtatttttttagttaagtacaACCATGTGACTGAATTTTAAGTGGAGAAACTaaataataacataaaagtgctgtacctaagttttatcctattattattattattatttgataattacaacaaTATGCGAGGATGGGTAGATTCAATGAAACAGAATGTTGTATATATACAAACTACAAAATTAGAACATAATCAAGAGCTTATGATTGTTAAGAAATCCAACATTGGTGGTGGCTGATTGGCTATTGGTATATGTAGTTCAGTTGTTGGCCTGTTCAGTCTTcacccaaaagtttaagctttagattttctttattaaaaaaaaaaaaaaaaaaaaaaaaaaaagcttcaagTTAGATGCTTTACGTGGTAAGTGGTAACAAAGTCAAAGCCTGACTTGTTTATTCTCGGATTCCATGTGCCCCTTTGTCgttatttcaattttcagtgGGTCATTGGATTTGGACCACCTAAATTAGCTCAAGCTTTTTGTATTAGAATTTAGATGCTTTAACAATGACTCCCTCGATAATTTGTCACATTAAAAGGTAATCATAATTGTTAAACTAATTTCCTTTGTTCTGATGGCCGCAgatataaaataagattttgtgGAGATTTAGCTCAGTAGAGTAAACAtttctgagtttttttttttttttttttcagttactgtatatatatatagttaatcgAAAAAAAAACGCCATTATGGTTTCCTAGATGTACAGCTATACAAAAACAACAGAACAAATACTAGGCACAATTGAACAAAGGCCTTGGTTTCTCAAGTCCTGTGCAACAAAAAACCAACTTTCAAATTACCCATTTCTTTTCACTCCCTAAagtttctcagcaaccaaacaagaaacaaaacaaacaatgaAATAGTGTCAATCTAATCTAGCAGCGCAGAGTGAGAAAGAAAACATGGTAAGGGAAAGAGAAACCTGAGACTCAGAGTACAGAGGACCAGAAGCTTAGGGTAGCCTTTGTAGGTTCTTGAAGCTCTACTAAGGAATGAGAGAATCGCCATGTTTACCCAAATTATTGGATTTGAGAGCTCAAATCGAAGAAGAAGAGCCACCAGCAATGAGAGAGACTCTTTTTCAGACCCATAACATAGATGTCTGTTCCTTCTTTGGTTGACACAGTTAATTAGTTATGTCTAGAtatcactttttcttttagttttaactGCTCGCCGTGTACACGTGGCTATAATTTATTGGTACTTTTGCTGGGAGATGGGGTTTCTGTGTATTCTTCTCGGACCGAAGTTATGAGATCTGTAGCACTAAAAAGGACACGTGTACGGCTGAACGCCAATGATAGTATAGGATCATCTTTCATATGCAGATTCCCGACAAATTTTTGGTTGCATTAAGTCTTAttatatcattatatatatgGGGATTAGTGATCAATCATGTCATGTgttgtataaatataattaaattgatttttttatttaacatgGCGCATTTTGATTGGAGACACCTTCGTTTAAGAGATAATGCCCGATGCatcttccattaaaaaattgGAGTTATGACCTATGGCTTATGAGTATCTATTTGAAAATCAGGGAGGCGGACACCGTTTTGTATTGTTAAGGGGTGCTcttaaacatatttattaataaaattttaatatcacttctatgaaaagaataaatttaaatatatatatatatatatataaaaagttaaaagttaataattttttcattttgtatagaaagtttctaaaaatattttctatgcCAATGtttttagagtatttattaATGTTTTCCTTAAtgaattgtgacaaaaattgtgtATGCTTAATtggaaagagattaaaaaaaaaattccaacaatcaaataaagataaagTATATTGCAACTTTTGTAATCATGTATTATTGAACTATGGGATTGATCATTCACTTTTTATTTGCTGttatgtaaaaaatatataggttATTCATGTGCATTGTGCTTAATAATTTAGTTGGCTCATGCTTGAGTGTTGTcacacacacacttaattaTACTCTCTTATCAAGTTCAAACTCATTACTTAACCCAAAGTATCATTACAAAAGAGTCTAACTCTTGTAGTATACTAAACAATGGGAAAGAGTTACATTTAAGTGATGTGGGACAATACCCACTTATCTagctttttactgaaaattttttgctaaaaatatacTAAACTATACTTGTAACTtgaaaaaagtaagaaaaagttttttttttttttttaaatgaggttttaaaaaactgtacataaaagttaaaaattgatGATAGAAACTAATGTCAAACAGACTCTAAGAATAAGTGTAGTGGAAAGCTAATATTGAGACTTGGAAATATTTCAGTGCAAAATGTGTGTAACAAGGATGGCAACAGGGTGGGGCGGCGCCAAAGGATGGGGTCTTCACCCTTGTcccgcatggttttgtctt
This genomic window contains:
- the LOC126695468 gene encoding external alternative NAD(P)H-ubiquinone oxidoreductase B1, mitochondrial-like translates to MAILSFLSRASRTYKGYPKLLVLCTLSLSSGGLVAYSESQPDTRAPHVDPNEKEPKKKRVVVLGTGWAGTSLLKDLDASLYDIQVVSPRNYFAFTPLLPSVTCGTVEARSIVEPIRNIVKKRKGEVKIWEAECVKIDAANNKILCRSNIENNLVGNREFFLEYDYLVIGVGAQVNTFNTPGVKENCHFLKEVEDAQKIRRSVIDCFETAILPGLSEEEQRTNLHFIIVGGGPTGVEFAAELHDFLEEDLVKLYPAVKDLVRITVIQSGDHILNTFDERISSFAETKFRRDGIEVQTGCRVLSVSDKDITMKVKSKEEVCTVPHGLVVWSTGIATRPVVRDFMEQVGQAKRRVLETDEWLRVKGCENVYAIGDCATIDQRKVMEDILSIFEAADKDNSGTLTVEEFKDVVDDILIRYPQVDHYLKSQRHLRDVTDLLKDPQGNDWQEVNVEQFKLALSHVDSQMKSLPATAQVAAQQGAYLSRCFNHIIQCEENPEGPRRFRGSGRHRFRPFQYKHFGQFAPLGGEQAAAELPGDWVSIGHSTQWLWYSVYASKQVSWRTRILVVSDWTRRFIFGRDSSRI